The following proteins are co-located in the Trichormus variabilis 0441 genome:
- a CDS encoding photosystem II reaction center protein J, protein MSAGSGRIPLWVVATIAGLGVITVVGIFFYGAYAGLGSSI, encoded by the coding sequence GTGTCTGCTGGAAGTGGGAGAATTCCCCTGTGGGTCGTCGCTACGATCGCAGGTTTAGGTGTAATTACAGTTGTAGGTATCTTCTTCTATGGAGCCTACGCTGGACTTGGTTCTTCAATATAA
- a CDS encoding photosystem II reaction center protein L, translated as MERTPNPNNQPVELNRTSLYLGLLLVFVLGILFSSYFFN; from the coding sequence ATGGAAAGAACGCCCAATCCTAATAATCAACCGGTAGAACTTAACCGGACTTCTCTTTACCTGGGACTATTACTAGTTTTCGTTCTAGGTATTCTATTCTCCAGTTACTTCTTTAACTAA
- the psbF gene encoding cytochrome b559 subunit beta, which yields MTSGNNINQPVTYPIFTVRWLAVHTLAVPTVFFLGAIASMQFIQR from the coding sequence ATGACTAGCGGGAACAACATCAATCAACCAGTTACCTATCCTATTTTTACGGTCAGATGGCTTGCAGTTCACACACTGGCAGTGCCTACCGTATTCTTTTTGGGCGCGATCGCCTCAATGCAGTTTATTCAACGCTAG
- the psbE gene encoding cytochrome b559 subunit alpha, giving the protein MSGTTGERPFSDIVTSIRYWVIHSITIPALFIAGWLFVSTGLAYDVFGTPRPDEYYTQARQELPIVNNRFEAKKQVEQLIQK; this is encoded by the coding sequence ATGTCAGGGACTACTGGAGAACGTCCGTTTTCCGATATCGTCACCAGTATTCGTTACTGGGTAATTCACAGCATCACCATCCCAGCGTTATTTATTGCTGGTTGGTTATTTGTCAGCACCGGGCTGGCTTATGATGTGTTTGGCACTCCTCGTCCTGATGAGTATTACACACAAGCACGGCAAGAACTGCCAATTGTGAACAATCGTTTTGAAGCGAAAAAACAAGTTGAACAACTTATCCAAAAGTAG
- a CDS encoding photosynthesis system II assembly factor Ycf48, translating into MVIVKSWQKIFALLVVLLLCIGCSKVPSTSYNPWAVVSLPTEAKLLDIAFTENPQHGFLVGSNATLLETNDGGNNWQPLNLALDDDRYRFDSVSFAGKEGWIAGEPSLLLHTTDEGRSWSRIPLSEKLPGNPIAIQALGTDIAEMATDVGAIYKTTDGGKNWKAQVEAAVGVVRNLERSEDGKYVAVSAKGSFYSTWEPGQNAWVPHNRNSSRRVENMGFSQDGLWLLARGGQVQFSDPTKPDEWLDAQTPELATSWGLLDMAYRTPNEVWIGGGSGNLLVSTDGGKTWEKDRDVEEVAANFYKVVFLKPDQGFVIGDRGVLLKYQPEAAKTATTEPAA; encoded by the coding sequence ATGGTTATTGTGAAAAGTTGGCAAAAAATATTTGCTTTGCTGGTGGTCTTACTCTTGTGTATTGGTTGTAGTAAGGTTCCCTCTACCAGCTACAACCCTTGGGCAGTGGTTTCTTTGCCAACAGAGGCCAAATTACTGGATATTGCTTTTACAGAAAATCCTCAGCATGGTTTTTTAGTAGGTAGTAATGCCACTCTGCTAGAAACCAATGATGGTGGTAACAATTGGCAGCCCCTGAATTTGGCTCTGGATGATGATAGATACCGTTTTGACTCAGTAAGTTTCGCTGGCAAAGAAGGCTGGATTGCCGGTGAACCTTCTTTGCTATTACACACCACGGATGAAGGTCGTTCTTGGTCACGTATTCCCTTGAGTGAGAAACTCCCTGGTAATCCCATCGCTATCCAAGCTTTGGGAACAGACATAGCTGAGATGGCTACAGATGTAGGTGCTATCTATAAAACTACTGACGGCGGCAAAAATTGGAAAGCCCAAGTAGAAGCTGCTGTAGGGGTAGTGCGGAACTTAGAACGTTCTGAGGATGGTAAGTATGTTGCTGTTTCTGCAAAGGGTAGCTTTTACTCTACTTGGGAACCAGGACAAAATGCTTGGGTTCCCCACAACCGTAATAGTTCTCGCCGTGTAGAAAATATGGGATTTTCACAGGATGGGCTGTGGTTACTCGCTAGGGGTGGTCAGGTACAATTTAGCGACCCGACTAAACCGGATGAGTGGTTAGATGCCCAAACTCCTGAACTGGCGACTAGTTGGGGTTTATTGGATATGGCCTACCGCACACCAAACGAAGTTTGGATTGGTGGCGGTAGTGGTAACTTATTGGTAAGTACTGATGGCGGCAAAACCTGGGAAAAAGACCGGGATGTAGAAGAAGTGGCAGCTAATTTTTACAAGGTTGTCTTTCTCAAGCCGGATCAGGGATTTGTGATCGGCGATCGCGGTGTTTTACTAAAATATCAACCAGAGGCAGCAAAAACTGCCACAACAGAACCAGCTGCTTAG
- a CDS encoding rubredoxin: protein MSEQAVENTVLDRFECRSCGYVYEPEKGDSKHDIAPETPFAELPINWRCPVCTAKKAAFSNIGPAGTASGFRENLGYGLGVNKLTPAQKNILIFGALALGFLFFISLYGLQ from the coding sequence ATGAGCGAACAAGCTGTTGAAAATACAGTGTTAGACCGCTTTGAGTGTCGCTCCTGCGGTTATGTTTACGAACCTGAGAAAGGTGACAGTAAGCATGATATTGCGCCAGAGACACCATTTGCCGAACTGCCAATCAATTGGCGCTGTCCAGTTTGTACAGCGAAAAAGGCAGCTTTCAGTAACATCGGCCCGGCGGGTACAGCCTCCGGTTTCAGAGAAAATCTCGGTTATGGTTTAGGTGTCAATAAGCTCACACCAGCACAAAAAAATATCCTCATTTTCGGTGCTTTAGCATTGGGATTCTTGTTCTTTATCAGTCTTTACGGCTTGCAGTAA
- the ndhC gene encoding photosynthetic/respiratory NAD(P)H-quinone oxidoreductase subunit C: MFVLSGYEYLLGFLIICSLVPALALSASKLLRPTGNSLERRTTYESGMEPIGGAWIQFNIRYYMFALVFVVFDVETVFLYPWAVAFHRLGLLAFIEALIFIAILVVALVYAWRKGALEWS, from the coding sequence GTGTTTGTCCTTAGCGGTTACGAGTACCTTCTAGGCTTTCTCATTATCTGTAGCCTAGTTCCTGCATTAGCGCTTTCCGCGTCCAAGCTCCTACGACCAACTGGTAACAGCCTGGAACGCCGCACCACTTATGAATCTGGGATGGAACCAATCGGGGGAGCCTGGATTCAGTTCAATATCCGCTACTATATGTTTGCCCTGGTCTTTGTCGTCTTTGATGTGGAGACTGTGTTCTTATATCCTTGGGCAGTTGCTTTTCACCGTCTGGGGCTATTGGCATTCATTGAAGCGCTGATTTTTATTGCAATTCTTGTAGTCGCCCTAGTTTACGCATGGCGTAAAGGAGCATTGGAATGGTCTTGA